The nucleotide sequence TTTACGCCGCCGCGAGCTGTGCTATCTCGATCTCGCCGACCTGCGTCCGAACTCGCGGATGCCGGCCTGGGGCACGTTCGGCGCCGTCCACGTTCGCTACGCCAAATCACGTCGCGGCAGCTCTCCCAGGCGTCGCACCGTGCTCGCCGTTCCGGAGTTCGACTGGGTGATCGACGGACTGCGCCAATGGGTCGACCACGGCCGCCCACTCCTCAGCCCCGGGAACCGTCAAGAGCTCTGGCTGACCGAGCGTCGACGGCGCGTGGCGACCAAGACCATGGATAGGCGATTCGCCGTCGCACGGGTGCAAGCGGGACTGCCTGCCGAGCTCACCTTGCACTGCCTGCGGCACTCCTATGTCACCCATCTGATCGAGTTCGGTTATCCGGAGCGGTTCGTCACCGAACAGGTGGGGCACTCGTATGCCTCGACCACCGCGATCTATACCTCGGTGTCCGACGACTTCAAGACCAAAACACTGCAGGCGGCGCTGCGCCGCTTCTACGGATCATCCACGACGACAGGTGAAGGCGGAGATGAGCACTAGGACCGTGCTGCGGTGGAACCTGCGTCAGCTGATGGCCCAGAACGGAATGTTCGCCACCACCGACCTTGTCGCACCGCTGCACGAGCGTGGCGTGGAGATCTCCCGACAGATGGTGCACCGGATCGCGACCAAGCCCCCGCAGCGCATCAATCTCGACCTGCTCGCCGCCCTCTGCGACATCTTGTCGTGCACGCCCAACGACCTGCTCGAGCTCGTCGCCGAACAAGTCCGTGAGGCGCCCGCGGTCAACGACAGCGGACCCGGCATCGGCGACCTGCGACCCATCCGCGCCACCATCCGCCGCCCCCACGACAACCAGTGACTCAGCGGGCCTGCTGGGAGTGTGCAAGCACCATCCGGCTAACCCCACTGACGCACGGGCGTCGCATCTGTGTCGCATGCCGTCGCAGACGGCACTATCACCCCGAGAAATGCCCGCGGTGTGAGACCGTGCGGCCACTGGCGTGGCAGCTCGACGATGCCATCGTGTGCGCCTCCTGCGCCGGTGTCGCATCGATCTTCACCTGCAGCGAATGCGGCCGCGAAGAACACCCCTACGGGTTCTACCGATGCGCCCGCTGCTTCCTACGCGAGCGCCTCACCGAGCTGCTCACCGACCCGATCAGCGGCACGATTCATCACCGACTACGGCCCGTGTTCGACGAACTGATCAACGCCGACCGCCCACAGACGGTGCTCTGGTGGCTGCGAAAGAAGCCCGGTACCGGCCCGCAGCTCCTTCGCGACATGGCCTGCGGAACGCGTGAAATCAGCCACGACACCTTCAGCGATCTTCCCTCGGACCGAGCCCACGATTACTTGCGCAGCCTCCTGGTCGCGGTCGGCGTTCTGGGCCCGATCGACATCCGCGTCGAACGGATGCTGCCCTGGATCGAGGACGTTGTAGCCGAGCTTCCGGCCGAAGACGCCGCCATCGTTCGCCGATTCGCGCATTGGCATGTACTGCGCCAGATGCGCAAGGCCTCCCACGAGAACCGGCTGACGAGATCGATGACCGATGCCTGCCGTCGTCGCGTCCGCGTGGCGATTCAGTTCATGGCGTTTCTGCACACCCACGACGCCA is from Mycolicibacterium grossiae and encodes:
- a CDS encoding helix-turn-helix domain-containing protein; translated protein: MSTRTVLRWNLRQLMAQNGMFATTDLVAPLHERGVEISRQMVHRIATKPPQRINLDLLAALCDILSCTPNDLLELVAEQVREAPAVNDSGPGIGDLRPIRATIRRPHDNQ